The Oxyura jamaicensis isolate SHBP4307 breed ruddy duck chromosome Z, BPBGC_Ojam_1.0, whole genome shotgun sequence genome window below encodes:
- the GRHPR gene encoding glyoxylate reductase/hydroxypyruvate reductase, whose translation MRRAMAVFVTRRIPAEGLRVLAEAGGCRVQQWDSEEPVPRPQLLAGVSGKQGLLCLLSDRIDREVLDAAGPGLKVISTMSVGFDHLALDEIKKRGIRVGYTPDVLTDATAELSVALLLATCRRLPEAIEQVKNGGWTTWKPLWMCGYGLSNSTVGIIGLGRIGQAVARRLKPFGVKNFLYTGSHPKPESAAEFQAEFVPLTRLAEESDFVVVTCALTPDTQGMCNKDFFSRMKKTSVFINTSRGAVVNQEDLYDALVSGQIAAAGLDVTTPEPLPTDHPLLSLKNCVILPHVGSATYATRTTMSVLAADNLLAGLRGERMPHELLL comes from the exons aTGCGCCGGGCCATGGCGGTGTTCGTGACGCGGCGGATCCCGGCCGAGGGGCTGCGGGTCCTGGCGGAGGCCGGCGG GTGCCGCGTCCAGCAGTGGGACTCGGAGGAGCCCGTCCCGCGGCCGCAGCTGCTGGCGGGGGTGTCGGGgaagcaggggctgctctgcctgctctcgGACCGCATCGACCGCGAGGTGCTGGACGCCGCGG GGCCCGGCCTGAAAGTTATCAGCACCATGTCCGTGGGCTTCGACCACCTCGCCttggatgaaattaaaaagcg GGGGATCCGTGTCGGGTACACCCCCGATGTCCTGACCGACGCCACCGCAGAGCTCTCCGTGGCGTTGCTTCTGGCTACGTGCCGCCGGCTGCCGGAGGCAATAGAGCAGGTGAAGAA TGGTGGCTGGACAACATGGAAGCCTTTGTGGATGTGTGGCTATGGTCTGTCTAATAGTACGGTGGGCATCATAGGTCTGGGAAGAATAG GACAGGCAGTTGCGCGCCGTCTAAAGCCATTTGGGGTCAAGAACTTTCTGTATACTGGAAGTCACCCAAAACCGGAGAGTGCTGCAGAGTTTCAAGCCGAGTTTG TCCCACTCACGAGGCTGGCTGAAGAGTCAGACTTTGTTGTTGTGACATGTGCTTTGACTCCTGACACCCAGGGAATGTGCAACAAGGATTTCTTCAGCAGAATGAAGAAGACCTCTGTGTTCATCAACACAAGCAG gGGGGCTGTGGTGAACCAGGAGGACCTGTATGATGCGTTAGTCAGTGGCCAGATTGCAGCTGCGGGCCTGGATGTCACAACGCCAGAGCCACTGCCCACTGACCACCCTCTGCTCTCCCTCAAGAACTGCG TGATTCTGCCACACGTTGGGAGTGCCACCTACGCCACGCGAACCACCATGTCGGTGCTGGCTGCTGACAACCTGCTGGCCGGTCTGCGGGGGGAGCGCATGCCccatgagctgctgctgtga
- the ZBTB5 gene encoding zinc finger and BTB domain-containing protein 5 has protein sequence MDFPGHFEQIFQQLNYQRLHGQLCDCVIVVGNRHFKAHRSVLAACSTHFRALFTVAEGDQTMNMIQLDSEVVTAEAFAALIDMMYTSTLMLGESNVMDVLLAASHLHLNSVVKACKHYLTTRTLPMSPPTDRVQEQNARMQRSFMLQQLGLSIVSSALNSSQSSEEQPNTMSSTMRSNMEQRTTFPIRRLHKRKQSSEDRARQRMRPAIDESASDVTPESGQSVVHSREDFFSADSLKMVDNSKADAIADNQEDSTIMFDQSFSAQEDTQVPSQSDNSGGNIPQMSMASQATQVETSFDQEAASEKNNFPCDNPEVSLNEKEHMRVVVKSEPLSSPEPQDEVSDVTSQAEGSESVEVEGGVVSAEKIELSPESSDRSFSDPQSSTDRVGDIHIMEVSNNLEHKSSFSISNFLNKSRAGSYGASQNNDDNIPNTTSDCRMDSDASYLMSPESGPASGHSSATVSHVENPFSEPADSHFVRPMQDVMGLPCVQTSGYRAAEQFGMDFPRSGLGLHSLSRAMIGSVRGGASSFPGYRRIAPKMPVVTSVRSSQLQDNSSGSQLIMNGTTSFDNGHPSQPGPPQLTRASADVLSKCKKALSEHNVLVVEGARKYACKICCKTFLTLTDCKKHIRVHTGEKPYACLKCGKRFSQSSHLYKHSKTTCLRWQSSNLPSTLL, from the coding sequence ATGGATTTTCCAGGACACTTTGAGCAAATCTTTCAGCAGCTCAATTACCAGAGGCTTCATGGCCAACTTTGCGACTGCGTCATTGTAGTGGGAAACAGGCATTTCAAAGCCCATCGCTCTGTTTTGGCAGCGTGTAGCACGCATTTCCGAGCTCTCTTTACTGTAGCAGAAGGAGATCAGACCATGAATATGATTCAGCTGGATAGCGAAGTGGTGACAGCAGAAGCTTTTGCTGCTCTCATAGACATGATGTACACTTCCACACTAATGCTTGGAGAGAGCAATGTTATGGATGTCTTACTGGCTGCATCTCACTTACATTTGAACTCTGTTGTTAAAGCATGCAAACACTACCTTACTACGAGGACACTGCCAATGTCTCCACCGactgacagagttcaagagcAAAATGCGCGCATGCAGAGGTCTTTCATGCTTCAGCAGCTTGGGCTAAGTATTGTGAGCTCTGCCTTAAATTCCAGTCAGAGCTCAGAGGAGCAACCAAACACAATGAGCTCCACGATGAGAAGTAACATGGAACAGCGCACTACATTTCCGATTCGCCGTCTCCACAAGCGCAAACAGTCTTCAGAAGATCGGGCCAGGCAGCGAATGAGGCCTGCCATAGATGAGTCTGCTTCCGATGTGACTCCAGAGAGCGGGCAGTCAGTAGTTCATTCACGGGAGGATTTCTTTTCAGCAGATTCACTGAAGATGGTGGACAACTCAAAGGCTGATGCCATCGCTGATAACCAGGAGGATAGTACTATTATGTTTGATCAGTCTTTCAGTGCTCAGGAAGATACTCAAGTGCCCAGCCAGTCTGACAACAGTGGAGGAAACATTCCACAGATGTCCATGGCATCCCAGGCAACGCAAGTGGAAACCAGCTTCGACCAGGAGGCTGCATCTGAGAAGAACAACTTCCCATGTGACAATCCAGAGGTCAGTTTAAACGAAAAGGAGCACATGAGGGTGGTGGTTAAATCTGAGCCCTTGAGCTCCCCGGAGCCTCAGGATGAGGTGAGTGATGTCACGTCCCAAGCAGAAGGCAGTGAGTCTGTTGAAGTGGAAGGAGGAGTTGTCAGCGCAGAGAAGATAGAGCTGAGTCCTGAGAGCAGTGATCGTAGCTTTTCTGATCCGCAGTCCAGTACCGATAGGGTGGGAGATATCCATATTATGGAGGTGTCAAATAACCTGGAACACAAGTCATCTTTCAGTATCTcaaattttctgaataaaagcagagctggcagctatGGTGCTAGTCAAAATAATGATGACAACATTCCAAATACAACAAGTGACTGCAGAATGGACAGCGATGCCTCTTACCTGATGAGTCCGGAATCGGGGCCTGCTAGTGGTCACTCATCTGCCACGGTCTCTCATGTTGAGAACCCTTTCAGTGAGCCTGCAGACTCTCACTTTGTTAGACCAATGCAGGACGTGATGGGTCTTCCCTGTGTGCAGACTTCGGGGTACCGGGCTGCAGAACAGTTTGGCATGGACTTTCCACGGTCGGGCTTGGGCCTCCATTCCCTCTCAAGAGCAATGATAGGCTCTGTCCGAGGGGGAGCCAGCAGCTTTCCTGGCTACCGCCGCATAGCCCCCAAAATGCCTGTTGTGACCTCTGTCAGgagctcccagctgcaggatAACTCATCCGGTTCCCAGCTGATCATGAATGGGACCACTTCTTTCGATAATGGGCACCCTTCACAACCCGGCCCACCACAGCTGACGAGGGCATCCGCGGatgttctttcaaaatgtaagaAAGCCTTATCCGAGCACAACGTCTTGGTTGTAGAAGGTGCACGCAAATACGCATGCAAGATCTGCTGCAAGACTTTTTTGACCTTAACGGACTGTAAGAAACACATCCGTGTGCACACAGGAGAAAAGCCTTACGCCTGTCTGAAGTGTGGCAAACGATTCAGCCAGTCCAGCCACTTGTACAAACATTCCAAAACAACCTGCCTGAGGTGGCAGAGCAGCAACCTACCTAGCACTTTGCTTTAA